One Mycolicibacterium rufum genomic window, CGGTCCGTACACCGAGGCCAAGGAGCTGTTCAACGGCTTCTGGATCCTCGGGGTGTCGTCGATCGAGGAGGCCAAGCAGTGGGCGCTCAAATGCCCGCTCGGCTACGGCGCGCGGCTCGAGGTTCGGCGTGTCACCGAGACCGAGGAGTTCCCGCAGGACAACGAGTGGGTGCAGAAGGAGATGCAGTGGAAGAAGGAGGGCTACCCGGGCTGAGCGCCGCAGCGCCGGCGTGGCGGGCTGTTCGGGCCGCCACGCCGGCGGGGTCGGTCACACGTCCTGTTCGACGTGACCGAATTCGACGTTCTTGCCGTTGAAGTCGCCGCGGCAGGACACGCTCACGTGGTAGGTCGACAGCGGCGGCGGCGCGAGCACCGGGAAGCTCGTGCTGCCGTTGGGCCCGATGGAGAAGGTCTTGTTGACACCCGGCAGCACCGGGTT contains:
- a CDS encoding YciI family protein, translated to MTRYMLILRSTPEAEKAMENVDFNDVIAAMGRYNEELLEAGVLLAGEGLAGPEEGFVVNFDAEAPVLTDGPYTEAKELFNGFWILGVSSIEEAKQWALKCPLGYGARLEVRRVTETEEFPQDNEWVQKEMQWKKEGYPG